From Deltaproteobacteria bacterium, the proteins below share one genomic window:
- the tnpB gene encoding IS66 family insertion sequence element accessory protein TnpB (TnpB, as the term is used for proteins encoded by IS66 family insertion elements, is considered an accessory protein, since TnpC, encoded by a neighboring gene, is a DDE family transposase.) has translation MFAYAAPADLRKGFDGLSALVASALGRDPLSGECFLFTSKTRTRAKVLHYDGTGLCLYHKRLEAGRFAAPWERADGIALELTMSELALYLEGSRMIGRVALSPRTIRPQPLAERRRSV, from the coding sequence GTGTTCGCCTACGCGGCGCCGGCGGACCTGCGCAAGGGCTTCGATGGGCTCTCGGCGCTGGTCGCCTCGGCGCTCGGGCGCGATCCCCTCTCGGGCGAGTGTTTCCTCTTCACGAGCAAGACGCGCACGCGCGCGAAGGTTCTCCATTACGACGGCACGGGTCTTTGCCTCTACCACAAGCGGCTCGAGGCGGGCCGCTTCGCGGCGCCGTGGGAACGTGCGGACGGGATCGCACTCGAGCTTACGATGAGCGAGCTCGCGCTCTATCTCGAGGGCAGCCGCATGATCGGGCGGGTTGCCCTCTCGCCGCGCACGATTCGGCCGCAGCCCCTTGCGGAGAGACGTAGATCGGTGTAA
- a CDS encoding cytochrome C — translation MRRTIRLLSAGGVLLAAAVTASAGSKRVPLPPAYAEECGACHVAYPARMLDAASWNAVIGGLERHFGVDASADAATLEPIRAYLLRGARSKPTAGAGGQPLLRITETRWFRHEHDELPSRLVKGPAAPRPADCGACHRQAASGSYSERSLRLPGKEGAR, via the coding sequence ATGAGGCGTACGATCCGGTTGCTCTCGGCGGGCGGCGTCCTGCTCGCGGCGGCCGTCACGGCCTCCGCCGGGTCGAAGCGTGTGCCGCTGCCTCCTGCCTATGCGGAGGAGTGCGGGGCCTGCCACGTGGCGTACCCCGCCCGCATGCTGGACGCCGCCTCGTGGAACGCGGTGATCGGAGGCCTCGAGCGCCACTTCGGCGTCGACGCGAGCGCCGACGCCGCCACGCTCGAGCCGATCCGCGCCTACCTGCTGCGCGGCGCGCGCAGCAAGCCCACGGCCGGCGCCGGCGGCCAGCCGCTCCTGCGCATCACCGAGACCCGCTGGTTCCGCCACGAGCACGACGAGCTGCCGTCGCGTCTCGTGAAGGGCCCCGCGGCGCCGAGGCCGGCCGACTGCGGCGCCTGCCACCGGCAGGCGGCGTCTGGCAGCTACTCCGAACGGAGCCTCCGGCTCCCCGGGAAGGAAGGTGCGCGATGA
- a CDS encoding YncE family protein, translated as MSVPGPRVLTPSQAVRLLALLAASGFALGADCGGGTVALPGSGSVLYESPQVDPLALSADGTRLYVANTTSGTLSVLDVTNPASPRFLAEIKVGHDPVGVAVRPKAGPEEDELVFVTNHVSDSISVVSRAQLEVVQTIQALDANGVTTTDEPVGIAFAGPDRAFVALDQPNQVLRLDLDAAGTATIHPTRLAIRGQAPRALAVAGNRLYVAAFESGNETELGTCAPGDPRGLDPNPAAPDQGCEFELTPQFFLQFAQSPNVGGRVIHDTDVPDRDLFVFDTDTLAPVATIEGVGTLLYGVATSPSGSRIYVTNTNARNLQNGLLALGNRAFENRLSYVDCVGGCASFSPPVHVDLDASAPGAQTVPTPYGIAASADGDTLVVTAAGSDGQPGLPGLFTLDGAGTVLGAVVTGAIPQGVALRSDPATGAARTAYVLDTVQSRVTVVDVSNPGAPATLAALAVGSDPTPAAVRRGRIAFHSARGSTSATFACGSCHPAGNEDQLLWTINTAAGPGGTDPNGAEPEPRTTMPIRGLRDTLPLHWDGSLGDPFPGVFVPGDSAPDCSLAGGDHACFRDLVDASLAGVMCDPTSCPVGPSGLPGALDGAQRDDMATFLGAVSYPPSPARRPTDALTAAALQGARDFFTADDGGGLVGLTCADNAAGCHSLPLGVVTNSSTVGGFDAPTMRGMWDRSLVFSNAIFSSQEALVYTQGLSGETIWNPAVGMTERGSFLATFPAGFQPVYGVPGPEIWEFITQMSVGLPGLTGRQISLSAATAALPATVAAMDQLEAAAALGKVTAVASVGSAGQLRYVPATGKWTNPMGSVALTGAELRSTVGASADVVTLTADLPAGVQAGGARQPLLSPLLPDPGPPDVPRPAAGTTAVVTLAQSYVDPAGRVLVDGAACAGCSFTLPAPGEIELTIAPVPAAGPHVVQVLNPNGLASNEMPIISQ; from the coding sequence GTGTCCGTCCCTGGGCCCCGCGTGCTGACGCCGTCGCAAGCCGTTCGCCTCCTCGCCCTGCTCGCCGCCTCCGGGTTCGCGCTCGGCGCCGACTGTGGGGGTGGCACCGTGGCCCTTCCGGGCTCCGGCTCGGTCCTCTACGAGAGCCCGCAGGTGGATCCGCTCGCCCTCTCCGCCGACGGGACCCGTCTCTACGTGGCCAACACCACGAGCGGGACCCTGTCGGTGCTCGACGTCACGAACCCGGCGAGCCCGCGCTTCCTTGCCGAGATCAAGGTCGGCCACGACCCGGTGGGCGTCGCGGTCCGGCCGAAGGCGGGTCCGGAGGAGGACGAGCTCGTCTTCGTCACGAACCACGTCTCGGACTCGATCAGCGTCGTGAGCCGTGCCCAGCTCGAGGTGGTCCAGACGATCCAGGCCCTCGACGCGAACGGGGTCACCACCACCGACGAGCCGGTGGGCATCGCCTTCGCCGGACCGGACCGGGCCTTCGTCGCGCTCGACCAGCCGAACCAGGTGCTGCGCCTCGACCTCGACGCCGCCGGCACCGCCACCATCCATCCGACGCGGCTCGCGATCCGTGGCCAGGCCCCGCGCGCGCTGGCCGTGGCCGGCAACCGGCTCTACGTCGCGGCCTTCGAGTCGGGCAACGAGACCGAGCTCGGCACCTGCGCGCCGGGCGACCCGCGCGGCCTCGATCCGAACCCGGCGGCCCCCGACCAGGGCTGCGAGTTCGAGCTCACGCCGCAGTTCTTCCTGCAGTTCGCCCAGAGTCCGAACGTGGGCGGGCGCGTGATCCACGACACCGACGTGCCGGACCGCGACCTCTTCGTGTTCGACACCGACACGCTGGCGCCGGTCGCGACGATCGAGGGCGTCGGCACCCTGCTCTACGGTGTCGCAACGAGCCCGAGCGGCTCCCGCATCTACGTGACCAACACGAACGCACGAAACCTCCAGAACGGCCTGCTCGCCCTCGGCAACCGCGCCTTCGAGAACCGGCTCAGCTACGTGGACTGCGTGGGCGGCTGCGCCTCGTTCTCGCCGCCGGTCCACGTCGACCTCGACGCGTCCGCGCCGGGCGCGCAGACCGTTCCGACGCCCTACGGAATCGCGGCGAGCGCCGACGGCGACACGCTGGTCGTGACCGCCGCCGGGTCGGACGGGCAGCCGGGGCTGCCGGGGCTCTTCACGCTCGATGGCGCCGGAACCGTGCTCGGAGCGGTGGTGACCGGTGCCATTCCGCAGGGCGTCGCCCTGCGCTCCGACCCCGCCACCGGCGCGGCCCGGACGGCCTATGTCCTCGACACGGTCCAGAGCCGCGTCACGGTGGTCGACGTCTCGAACCCCGGAGCGCCCGCCACGCTCGCGGCGTTGGCGGTGGGCTCCGACCCCACGCCGGCCGCCGTGAGGCGCGGTCGCATCGCGTTCCACTCCGCACGCGGCTCGACCAGCGCGACCTTCGCGTGCGGGTCCTGCCACCCCGCCGGCAACGAGGACCAGCTCCTCTGGACGATCAACACCGCCGCCGGGCCGGGCGGCACGGACCCGAACGGGGCGGAGCCGGAGCCGCGCACGACGATGCCGATCCGAGGGCTCCGCGACACGCTCCCGCTCCACTGGGACGGCTCGCTCGGCGATCCCTTCCCCGGCGTGTTCGTGCCCGGCGACAGCGCGCCGGACTGCAGCCTCGCGGGCGGCGACCACGCCTGCTTCCGCGATCTGGTCGACGCGAGCCTCGCGGGCGTGATGTGCGACCCGACGAGCTGCCCGGTCGGCCCGTCGGGCCTGCCCGGCGCCCTCGACGGCGCACAGCGTGACGACATGGCGACCTTCCTCGGCGCCGTCTCCTACCCGCCCTCACCGGCGCGGCGGCCGACCGACGCGCTCACCGCTGCGGCCCTCCAGGGTGCCCGGGATTTCTTCACTGCGGACGACGGCGGCGGCCTCGTCGGCCTGACCTGCGCCGACAACGCGGCCGGATGCCACTCCCTGCCGCTCGGCGTCGTCACCAACTCGTCGACCGTGGGCGGCTTCGACGCGCCGACCATGCGTGGCATGTGGGACCGGAGCCTCGTGTTCTCGAACGCCATCTTCTCGTCCCAGGAGGCGCTCGTCTACACGCAGGGCCTGTCGGGCGAGACGATCTGGAATCCCGCCGTGGGAATGACCGAGCGCGGCTCCTTCCTCGCCACCTTCCCGGCCGGCTTCCAGCCCGTCTACGGCGTGCCCGGGCCGGAGATCTGGGAGTTCATCACGCAGATGAGCGTCGGCCTGCCCGGCCTCACCGGCCGGCAGATCTCCCTCTCCGCTGCCACCGCCGCGCTGCCCGCCACCGTGGCCGCCATGGACCAGCTCGAGGCTGCGGCGGCGCTCGGCAAGGTCACCGCCGTGGCGAGCGTCGGCAGCGCCGGCCAGCTCCGCTACGTGCCCGCGACGGGGAAGTGGACGAACCCGATGGGGAGCGTCGCCCTGACCGGAGCCGAGCTCCGCAGCACCGTCGGCGCCTCGGCCGACGTGGTCACGCTGACGGCCGACCTGCCGGCGGGCGTCCAGGCGGGAGGAGCGCGCCAGCCGCTGCTCTCGCCGCTCCTGCCCGATCCGGGGCCGCCCGACGTGCCGCGGCCTGCCGCGGGCACGACGGCGGTCGTGACCCTCGCCCAGTCCTACGTGGACCCCGCCGGCCGGGTGCTGGTGGACGGCGCGGCCTGCGCGGGCTGCTCCTTCACGCTGCCGGCACCGGGCGAGATCGAGCTCACGATCGCCCCGGTGCCCGCCGCCGGGCCCCACGTGGTCCAGGTGCTGAACCCGAACGGCCTCGCGAGCAACGAGATGCCGATCATCAGCCAGTAG
- a CDS encoding cytochrome b/b6 domain-containing protein yields the protein MNERILVWDLPLRVFHWVLAASFAGAFLTAESERLRDLHLLCGYTFAGAIAFRVAWGFVGSRHARFSSLRFGPVALARYLRSLAAGRPEPHAGHGPVAIVMIPLLLGLGLAVAASGLATYAEWGGEWLEEAHEAAAFAMLAVVIAHVAGVVVLSVLQRENLALALVTGRKRGAAGDAIRGSRPLVALLLLAALAGLWLPGLAAREHRHAARGAHVAAHGVESRDHAD from the coding sequence ATGAACGAACGGATCCTCGTCTGGGACCTCCCGCTGCGGGTCTTCCACTGGGTGCTGGCCGCGAGCTTCGCCGGCGCCTTCCTCACCGCCGAGAGCGAGCGCCTGCGGGACCTGCATCTGCTCTGCGGCTACACCTTCGCCGGCGCGATCGCGTTCCGCGTGGCGTGGGGCTTCGTCGGCTCGCGCCACGCGCGCTTCTCGTCGCTGCGCTTCGGGCCGGTCGCGCTCGCCCGCTACCTGCGCTCGCTCGCCGCCGGCCGGCCCGAGCCGCACGCCGGGCACGGTCCCGTCGCGATCGTGATGATCCCGCTCCTGCTCGGGCTCGGCCTGGCGGTCGCGGCATCGGGTCTCGCGACCTACGCGGAATGGGGCGGCGAGTGGCTCGAGGAGGCGCACGAGGCGGCCGCCTTCGCGATGCTCGCGGTGGTGATCGCGCACGTGGCGGGCGTCGTGGTCCTGAGCGTGCTCCAGCGCGAGAACCTGGCGCTCGCGCTCGTGACGGGCCGCAAGCGCGGTGCGGCGGGCGACGCGATCCGCGGCTCGCGCCCGCTCGTGGCGCTGCTACTCCTTGCGGCGCTGGCAGGCCTGTGGCTGCCCGGCCTTGCGGCACGTGAGCACCGGCATGCGGCGCGCGGAGCACACGTTGCCGCGCATGGAGTGGAGTCGAGGGACCACGCCGACTGA
- a CDS encoding IS66 family transposase, which translates to MIDLATESRLDVLRQVALLQQQENTKLHQRIATLVARLAALEGKDASVALQLELEALRTQLAQMQRKLFGRSAEQRPAADAPAPDAPPPPPPPAARRGHGPRPQPKLPLVEVLHTLDPADQACTACGGALTEMAGQYEESEEVDVVERSFRIVRHRRQKYRCRCGGCVETALGAPKLRPGGRYSVDFAVAVAVAKYADHLPLARQVRQMARGGLTVETQTLFDQLLALHHHLAPTYEALHGHVLAAPVVGADETVWPLLERGGGKRWYAWSITAPDSVFYRIDPSRSAQAAGAILRDYAGVVVCDGYSGYATLAKMRDGPEAARFTLAHCWAHVRRKLLECEPAFPQAGEALDLIGRLYDVEACAKKATVDDPAAYLARLRRERSAPLVAELRAWMLAQRVLPQSGLGRAIAYADGLWPGLVRFLDDPAIPLDNNATERALRGLVVGRKNHYGSKSLRGTQVAALFYSLLESAKLAGLEPAAYLAEATRRAIATPGTVTLPSDLG; encoded by the coding sequence GTGATCGATCTCGCCACCGAGTCGCGTCTCGACGTGCTGCGCCAGGTGGCGCTCCTGCAGCAGCAGGAGAACACGAAGCTTCACCAGCGCATCGCCACACTCGTAGCGCGCCTCGCCGCGCTCGAGGGCAAGGACGCCAGCGTGGCGCTCCAGCTCGAGCTCGAGGCGCTGCGCACGCAGCTCGCACAGATGCAGCGCAAGCTCTTCGGCCGCTCCGCCGAGCAGCGCCCCGCGGCGGACGCACCGGCGCCCGACGCACCCCCGCCGCCTCCGCCGCCCGCAGCGCGCCGCGGCCACGGCCCGCGCCCCCAGCCCAAGCTCCCGCTCGTCGAGGTCCTCCACACCCTCGACCCGGCCGACCAGGCCTGCACCGCCTGCGGGGGCGCCCTCACGGAGATGGCGGGCCAGTACGAGGAGAGCGAGGAGGTCGACGTCGTCGAGCGCAGCTTCCGGATCGTCCGCCACCGGCGCCAGAAGTACCGCTGCCGCTGCGGCGGGTGCGTCGAGACCGCCCTCGGGGCGCCCAAGCTCCGGCCCGGTGGCCGCTACTCGGTCGACTTCGCCGTCGCGGTGGCCGTTGCCAAGTACGCCGACCATCTCCCGCTCGCCCGCCAGGTGCGCCAGATGGCGCGCGGCGGGCTCACGGTCGAGACCCAGACCCTCTTCGACCAGCTCCTCGCCCTCCACCACCACCTCGCCCCGACCTACGAGGCCCTGCACGGGCACGTCCTTGCGGCGCCGGTCGTCGGGGCCGACGAGACGGTCTGGCCGCTGCTCGAGCGCGGCGGCGGCAAACGCTGGTATGCCTGGTCGATCACCGCCCCGGACAGCGTCTTCTATCGCATCGACCCCTCGCGCTCCGCCCAGGCTGCGGGCGCGATCCTGCGCGACTACGCGGGTGTGGTCGTATGCGACGGCTATAGCGGCTACGCGACGCTCGCCAAGATGCGCGACGGGCCCGAGGCCGCCCGCTTCACGCTCGCCCACTGCTGGGCGCACGTGAGGAGGAAGCTCCTCGAGTGCGAGCCCGCCTTCCCGCAGGCCGGCGAGGCCCTCGATCTGATCGGGCGGCTCTACGACGTCGAGGCCTGTGCGAAGAAGGCCACGGTCGACGATCCCGCTGCGTACCTCGCGCGCCTTCGCCGCGAGCGCTCGGCGCCGCTCGTCGCAGAGCTCCGCGCCTGGATGCTCGCGCAGCGCGTGCTGCCCCAGTCCGGGCTCGGCCGGGCCATCGCCTACGCCGACGGCTTGTGGCCCGGGCTCGTGCGCTTCCTCGACGACCCGGCCATCCCGCTCGACAACAACGCCACCGAGCGCGCGCTGCGAGGCCTCGTCGTCGGGCGCAAGAACCACTACGGCTCGAAGTCCCTGCGCGGGACCCAGGTGGCGGCGCTCTTCTACTCGCTGCTCGAGTCGGCCAAGCTCGCTGGCCTCGAGCCCGCCGCCTATCTCGCCGAGGCCACGCGCCGCGCCATCGCCACGCCTGGCACCGTCACGCTGCCCAGCGACCTCGGCTGA
- a CDS encoding response regulator transcription factor produces the protein MRVLVVEDDPLLGDALRAGLAQAGFAADWVRDGRAGLVAAVSEPFAAIVLDLGLPALSGLELLRRLRAERHAVPVLILTARDAVADRIAGLDAGADDYLVKPVDLGELAARLRALVRRAAGQAAPTLEVGPLRIDPAAHGVAFRGQAVELSAREFAVLHELARAAGRVLSKEQIAERVYGWGEEVESNAVEVHVHHLRRKLAPEAIVTVRGVGYLVPRDLA, from the coding sequence ATGCGCGTGCTCGTCGTCGAGGATGATCCGCTGCTCGGCGACGCGCTGCGGGCAGGGCTCGCGCAGGCGGGCTTCGCCGCGGACTGGGTGCGCGACGGCCGCGCCGGGCTGGTCGCCGCCGTGAGCGAGCCCTTCGCCGCGATCGTGCTCGACCTGGGCCTCCCCGCGCTCTCGGGCCTCGAGCTGCTCCGGCGCCTGCGCGCCGAGCGCCACGCGGTTCCCGTCCTGATCCTCACCGCGCGCGACGCGGTCGCGGACCGCATCGCCGGCCTCGACGCGGGGGCCGACGACTACCTCGTGAAGCCCGTCGACCTCGGCGAGCTCGCCGCGCGGCTGCGCGCGCTGGTGCGCCGTGCGGCAGGGCAGGCCGCGCCGACCCTCGAGGTCGGGCCGCTGCGCATCGACCCCGCCGCGCACGGGGTTGCCTTCCGCGGTCAGGCGGTCGAGCTGTCGGCACGCGAGTTCGCGGTCCTCCACGAGCTCGCCCGCGCGGCGGGCCGCGTGCTCTCGAAGGAGCAGATCGCCGAGCGGGTCTACGGGTGGGGCGAGGAGGTCGAGTCGAACGCCGTCGAGGTGCACGTACACCATCTGCGCCGCAAGCTCGCGCCCGAGGCGATCGTCACGGTGCGCGGCGTCGGCTACCTGGTACCCCGGGACCTCGCGTGA
- a CDS encoding HEAT repeat domain-containing protein — MVVVGRVGAPGPLDRNGWRATLVVERTLVGPHAPGEPLVIAWEELGSRRPPRFADGARVLVALEPLPPGSLWTKRFPLRDALAIAARGEGFLRDPDPVTLDGLEAWLRLPGEERGGPPGVEALARLAAGGEPRVASAALARLDGTPGLAEATGGAADAALAQLVTDGGRPLELRRAAIALAGRRSLEALVPTLEAIATAPSPLQGDALDALGQMRGGLAPTHVAELLHAADPSVRAAAVRRSGPAIDGGRLRSLLRNDPAGEVRAAAALTLAAREASGASDDLVRALRDDAPPVRQAAMQALAMLGPGGIPALQREIWEAAPADPSAKPATAVLTLGLLGPEGVAELERIAHEHPSLQVRRLAELALGRLPEDH, encoded by the coding sequence GTGGTCGTCGTGGGCCGCGTCGGGGCGCCCGGGCCGTTGGACCGCAACGGCTGGCGCGCGACGCTGGTGGTGGAGCGCACGCTCGTCGGGCCGCACGCGCCCGGCGAGCCCCTCGTGATTGCGTGGGAGGAGCTGGGCTCGCGGCGGCCGCCGCGCTTCGCGGACGGCGCGCGGGTCCTCGTGGCGCTCGAGCCGCTGCCGCCAGGCTCGCTGTGGACGAAGCGCTTCCCGCTGCGCGACGCCCTCGCGATCGCCGCGCGCGGCGAGGGCTTCCTGCGCGATCCCGACCCGGTGACCCTCGACGGTCTCGAGGCCTGGCTGCGACTACCCGGCGAGGAGCGCGGTGGGCCGCCGGGCGTCGAGGCGCTCGCGCGCCTGGCAGCGGGCGGGGAGCCGCGGGTCGCCAGCGCCGCCCTCGCGCGGCTCGACGGGACGCCGGGGCTCGCCGAGGCCACGGGCGGCGCGGCCGACGCGGCGCTCGCGCAGCTCGTGACGGACGGCGGGCGGCCGCTCGAGCTGCGCCGCGCCGCGATCGCGCTCGCCGGCCGGCGGAGCCTCGAGGCGCTCGTGCCGACCCTCGAGGCGATCGCGACAGCACCCTCTCCGCTGCAGGGTGACGCCCTCGACGCGCTCGGGCAGATGCGGGGTGGGCTCGCGCCCACCCACGTCGCGGAGCTCCTCCACGCCGCGGATCCTTCGGTGCGCGCGGCGGCCGTGCGCCGCTCGGGTCCGGCGATCGACGGCGGCCGGCTGCGCTCGCTCTTGCGCAACGACCCGGCCGGTGAGGTGCGGGCCGCCGCCGCCTTGACGCTGGCCGCGCGCGAGGCGTCCGGCGCCAGCGACGACCTCGTGCGGGCGCTCCGGGACGACGCGCCGCCGGTCCGTCAGGCTGCGATGCAGGCGCTCGCGATGCTCGGCCCGGGCGGGATCCCGGCCCTCCAGCGCGAGATCTGGGAGGCGGCGCCGGCGGACCCGTCCGCGAAGCCGGCCACGGCGGTCCTCACCCTCGGCCTGCTCGGCCCGGAAGGCGTCGCGGAGCTCGAGCGCATCGCTCACGAGCACCCGAGCCTTCAGGTCCGCCGGCTCGCGGAGCTCGCGCTCGGCCGCCTCCCCGAAGACCACTGA
- a CDS encoding DUF1924 domain-containing protein, which yields MRFPILALTALVLGAAAARAERPADFEAAFAAEARRADPAFAGFAAARGERLFRETQGGDWSCATCHGATPTGPGEHTVTGKRIEALAPAANPGRFTDAAKVEKWFKRNCNDVLARPCTAQEKGDLLAWLVSLPAKETR from the coding sequence ATGCGGTTCCCGATCCTCGCCCTCACGGCCCTGGTGCTCGGCGCTGCCGCGGCGCGCGCCGAGCGCCCCGCCGACTTCGAGGCCGCCTTCGCGGCCGAAGCGCGGCGCGCCGATCCCGCCTTCGCGGGCTTCGCGGCGGCGCGCGGCGAGCGCCTCTTCCGCGAGACCCAGGGCGGCGACTGGAGCTGCGCGACGTGCCACGGCGCGACACCCACCGGCCCCGGCGAGCACACCGTCACCGGCAAGCGCATCGAGGCGCTCGCGCCGGCGGCGAATCCGGGGCGCTTCACCGACGCCGCGAAGGTCGAGAAGTGGTTCAAGCGCAACTGCAACGACGTGCTCGCCCGCCCCTGCACCGCGCAGGAGAAGGGCGACCTGCTGGCGTGGCTGGTGAGCCTGCCCGCGAAGGAGACCCGATGA
- a CDS encoding ATP-binding protein — MSRAPSLRARLLGGVLLAVALVWLAVATAGWLRARREAEALFDAHLAQAAAVLVALLADDDDDDDDDHEELELEIEHAPELHRYARNVAFQVWEGRTLRVHSRNAPRERLSGVEQGFSDATVAGARWRVFSARAFGGRGLVQVGERADTREAVAARLAWQLLLPLAVALPLLAAALSLAIGRALGPLRALADAVATRDPQRLEPIAAERVPREVRALVDRLNELFARIDASLERERAFTADAAHELRTPLAAIRAQAEVARAAAAGAERRHALDAVIAGCDRAAHLAEQLLTLARLEAEAWPERLAGCDLAAVARGVLAELGQAAHSRGVALALDAPEPVPVRGDAALLHVLVRNLADNALRYGASGGRVRVVAEAGAAGAVLRVEDQGPGLAPEARARVLDRFHRELGTGESGAGLGLAIAARVAALHGARLGLADGPGGRGLTVSVSFPVEAARLSGG, encoded by the coding sequence GTGAGCCGCGCCCCTTCGTTGCGCGCGCGGCTGCTCGGCGGGGTGCTGCTGGCCGTCGCGCTCGTGTGGCTCGCGGTCGCGACCGCCGGCTGGCTGCGCGCCCGGCGCGAGGCCGAGGCGCTCTTCGACGCGCATCTCGCGCAGGCGGCGGCCGTGCTGGTGGCCCTGCTCGCGGACGACGACGACGATGACGACGACGATCACGAGGAGCTCGAGCTCGAGATCGAGCACGCCCCCGAGCTGCACCGCTATGCACGCAACGTGGCCTTCCAGGTCTGGGAGGGCCGGACCCTGCGCGTGCACTCGCGCAACGCGCCGCGCGAGCGGCTCTCCGGCGTCGAGCAGGGCTTCTCGGACGCCACGGTGGCAGGCGCGCGCTGGCGCGTGTTCAGCGCGAGGGCCTTCGGCGGGCGCGGGCTCGTGCAGGTGGGCGAGCGCGCCGATACGCGGGAGGCCGTCGCCGCCAGGCTGGCCTGGCAGCTCCTGCTGCCGCTCGCCGTGGCGCTGCCGCTCCTCGCGGCCGCCCTCTCGCTCGCGATCGGGCGCGCGCTCGGGCCGCTGCGCGCGCTCGCCGACGCGGTCGCGACGCGCGATCCCCAGCGGCTCGAGCCGATCGCTGCGGAGCGGGTGCCGCGCGAGGTGCGCGCGCTGGTGGATCGCCTCAACGAGCTGTTCGCCCGCATCGACGCCTCGCTCGAGCGCGAGCGTGCCTTCACGGCGGATGCGGCCCACGAGCTCCGCACGCCGCTCGCCGCGATCCGCGCGCAGGCCGAGGTGGCCCGCGCGGCGGCGGCCGGCGCCGAGCGGCGGCACGCGCTCGATGCGGTGATCGCGGGCTGTGACCGCGCCGCCCACCTGGCGGAGCAGCTTCTCACGCTCGCGCGGCTCGAGGCGGAGGCGTGGCCCGAGCGCCTCGCCGGCTGCGACCTCGCCGCGGTCGCGCGCGGCGTGCTGGCCGAGCTCGGGCAGGCAGCGCACTCGCGCGGGGTGGCGCTCGCGCTCGACGCGCCCGAGCCGGTGCCCGTGCGCGGTGACGCGGCGCTGCTGCACGTGCTGGTGCGCAACCTTGCGGACAACGCACTGCGCTACGGGGCTTCCGGCGGGCGCGTGCGGGTGGTGGCCGAGGCGGGCGCGGCGGGGGCCGTGCTGCGCGTCGAGGACCAGGGCCCGGGCCTTGCGCCCGAGGCACGCGCGCGCGTGCTCGATCGCTTCCACCGCGAGCTCGGAACGGGCGAGAGCGGTGCGGGCCTCGGGCTCGCGATCGCGGCGCGCGTCGCCGCGCTGCACGGCGCGCGGCTCGGCCTCGCGGACGGCCCCGGCGGGCGGGGCCTCACCGTGTCCGTCTCGTTTCCCGTCGAGGCCGCACGCCTTAGCGGCGGATGA
- a CDS encoding VOC family protein codes for MSKITPCLWYDGQAEEAARFYVALLPDSRVDRVLRSPAATPSGPEGYPLLVDFTLAGQKFVGLNGGPQFPFTEAVSFQIETADQAETDRLWTALIANGGQESACGWLKDRWGCSWQIVPRRLTELLADPDEGRARRAMQAMLEMRKIDIATLELAADGRPSA; via the coding sequence ATGTCCAAGATCACCCCCTGCCTCTGGTACGACGGCCAGGCCGAGGAGGCGGCCCGCTTCTACGTGGCTCTGCTGCCCGATTCGCGGGTCGACAGGGTCCTGCGTTCGCCGGCCGCCACGCCCTCCGGCCCGGAGGGCTACCCGCTCCTGGTCGACTTCACCCTGGCCGGACAGAAGTTCGTCGGGCTCAACGGCGGACCGCAGTTCCCGTTCACCGAGGCGGTGTCGTTCCAGATCGAGACCGCCGACCAGGCCGAGACCGACCGGCTCTGGACGGCACTGATCGCCAACGGCGGCCAGGAGAGCGCCTGCGGCTGGCTCAAGGACCGCTGGGGCTGCTCGTGGCAGATCGTTCCGCGGCGCCTGACCGAGCTGCTGGCCGACCCCGACGAGGGCCGCGCTCGCCGCGCCATGCAAGCCATGCTGGAGATGCGCAAGATCGACATCGCCACGCTCGAGCTCGCCGCCGACGGCAGGCCCTCGGCCTAG